The Panicum virgatum strain AP13 chromosome 5K, P.virgatum_v5, whole genome shotgun sequence genome has a window encoding:
- the LOC120705851 gene encoding uncharacterized protein LOC120705851, whose protein sequence is MAVDTTEPECWLNWRFLLCALWVYSCMALACFLIWKYEGPSSRDSNGDDGGDREEAPSRAGPGVVYLEDCWKPCLEEIHPGWLLAFRLVAFFILASILLVDIITDGWSIFLYYTQWTFLLVTLYFGLGSLLSIYGCYQYAYKTRGDGSDLIGSGADRGSYIIAPTVESAYDHVIKSPCYSKTHGGQEIAGFGGYLFQIMFQTNAGAVLITDLVFWLILYPFLAHNEYEMNFILIGTHSINVVFLVGDAALNKLHFPWFRIAYFLLWTGLFVNVQWIIHANVSIWWPYPFLDLTFPAAPVWYLVVALLHFPCYALFTLVLRLKHFVLVSWFPQTYVK, encoded by the exons ATGGCCGTGGACACCACCGAACCAGAGTGCTGGCTCAACTGGAGGTTTTTGCTATGCGCGCTCTGGGTGTACTCCTGCATGGCTTTGGCATGCTTCTTGATTTGGAAGTACGAGGGGCCCAGTTCACGGGACAGCAATGGCGATGACGGCGGAGACAGAGAGGAGGCGCCGTCCCGGGCCGGACCTGGAGTTGTGTATCTTGAAGATTGCTGGAAGCCGTGCCTTGAGGAGATCCACCCTGGCTGGTTGCTGGCATTTCGCCTTGTGGCCTTCTTCATTCTGGCTTCGATTCTTTTGGTAGACATCATCACTGATGGATGGAGTATCTTCCTATACTACACACA GTGGACGTTCTTGCTTGTCACCTTATATTTTGGG CTTGGCTCGCTGCTTTCAATTTATGGATGCTATCAATATGCTTACAAGACCAGGGGAGATGGATCTGATCTGATAGGATCTGGTGCAGATCGTGGCTCATATATCATTGCTCCAACAGTGGAAAGTGCATATGACCATGTAATCAAAAGTCCTTGTTACAGTAAAACACATGGAGGACAAGAAATTGCAGGATTTGGGGGTTACCTCTTCCAAATTATGTTTCAG ACAAATGCAGGTGCTGTGTTGATTACGGATCTGGTGTTCTGGCTTATTTTGTACCCTTTCCTTGCCCACAATGAATATGAGATGAATTTT ATTCTGATCGGCACACATTCAATTAATGTTGTCTTCCTAGTTGGTGATGCTGCTCTAAACAAATTG CATTTCCCGTGGTTTAGGATAGCATATTTCCTGCTGTGGACAGGCCTTTTTGTTAACGTTCAATGGATCATCCATGCTAACGTGTCAATTTG GTGGCCTTACCCATTTCTAGACCTGACATTCCCCGCAGCACCTGTATG GTACCTGGTGGTGGCATTGCTGCACTTCCCGTGCTACGCTCTCTTCACCCTGGTCCTGAGGCTGAAGCATTTTGTATTGGTGAGCTGGTTCCCTCAAACTTATGTTAAGTAA